Within Cystobacter ferrugineus, the genomic segment ACTGGTTTGGCCAGGTAAGCCGCTACGACGAACGCAAAGCGGTGGGCATGTTCGGGTTCTCTCAGCGTAGAGGCCGACACTAGGTAATGGCGCACCTCATTAATCGCAAGCATTTGCACACTTGATTGCCATCTTCACTTCCCTTCACCGCCATGCTCCACAGACCACGCGAACATGTTCTTGAAGAAGAGTCTCGGCGAGCTTTCGATAGCGCATTTCCCAGCGAGTGGGTCGTGCGCCCACAAAGCCCAGACTACGGTCTTGACGCAGAGGTTCAAATCTTCAAAAACCAGACTGCGACCCACCTCCGCTTCCTGGCACAGTTAAAAAGCACGGACTCTAGCTCCAAGTCGGACAACTCAATCAAATACCGATTCTCCTGTCGCCACCTGCTGTATTATATCGACAGCACGACCCCAGTAATGCTGGCGGTCTACGACGCCAAACGCAAAATATTTTTCTACAAATGGGTTCAAAGCTTCTTCAGCGAACTCACCGAACTCGAAAAACTATCCCTCCACTCACAAGAAACAATTACCCTGCACTTCGAGGAGAAACTCACCTCGGAACGGCATCAACAAATCGAAAGAGAACTAAGACATCTCTACTTTGCAACAGGACTTCGCCCAGTAACCCTTGGCCCTCTGCGGATAGAGCTCAACATCAACACATCCTCGCAGACCGCCCCATCTACTCAGGCACCAAACAAGGAGACTCTCAACAGGGAACTCCACCAGTGGCTCTCTAGAACAAAATCGAACCAATCGATCATTCTCGTCCAGCACGAAGCGGATGTCACCATAGAGTTCCAGCTAGAAAACAACAAACTAGCTCTCAATCACCATGGCCTGAACCAGCACATCGAACTACCGCTTCCCCTCGACATCAACACAAGTTTCGAAAAAAACATCGAGGACCTCGCGTTCTTTTATAAAGTTCTGATTTCATTTCTAGCATCCATTGCCGGATTCTCCGGAACGGCATGCAGCCTGGTCTCGGACCTGATCACACACGAGAGAAAACTACAGTCCTCCCCTGGGCTCTACTTCCTTCAACCGGCTTTTGCATCGCTCTTCGCCCGAAGTGGCCATGCCTCGGATGCGTTGGATCTGGCGGAACTCCTGTTGAGCAATGGACATGCGGATGCGGCGACAATACTAGCCACGGCAGCGCCAATTCAGGGCATGAACTTCGTACAAGCTCAGCGATATCGGCGTTTCCTCAAATCAGTGGTGGATATTGAAACATTTCCTGCGCGCAAAGCGGCTGCCCACTACAATCTGGCCAATAGCCTTCGCAACACGGGACACCACCGAGAGGCAATTGCTCATTACATTCAAGCAGCAAAATTCGATGAGGGCTATTTCTCTCGAAGTTACTGGTGGGGAGAGTTCGCCGGATGCCTATACATGACGAAGCGGCGCCGACTGGCGCTATTCTACTACAACGCCGCCAAGAGCATGGGCGAAACCAGAATTCCTGTTGGAGCCCTCATTGCAGATGTCCTACTGCACCTGGGGAAGTTCAAAGAAGCAGTCGAAGCATTCGACGAGCACATAGCAGATGGAAATTCCCTGTCTGCGGAGTTCACGCTTAAGAATTGGCTCGCTGCGTTTCTTTCCAGTAAATTTGGGAACACCCGAAGAAGAATCAACACGGCACTTCGTTCCGCCCAAAAAGCTTATTCGCTTCCCATGGAGACTCAACTCTCTGCATTGGAAGAAGCGCTTCGTCTCGATCCTCTGTGCGATTTCGCATGGCATAACTACGCACATTTCAAGAGCAAAGAAGATCCGGACAACACTCCTGCGTATTGGCTTGCCGCCGCTATTCTCTCCCCATGGAATATTGAAACCCAGGTCAATGGCTTTGCCTCTCTTCAAGCAGAAAAGGGAAAAGGCGCCCTCGTATTGGAAAGTGCGCTCTTGGCGGAAATCCACAGAATCAATGCACCTGCTCTGAGAGAGGAACTCCGCAAGCGCGCTCTCGACAGATCCGGTGGCGACGTTCAGGAAGCAGAACGCAATGTCCAATCGACAATGGAGCTTGCACGGCTTTCAGAAAAGATGTTCGCGACGC encodes:
- a CDS encoding DUF4365 domain-containing protein, whose protein sequence is MLHRPREHVLEEESRRAFDSAFPSEWVVRPQSPDYGLDAEVQIFKNQTATHLRFLAQLKSTDSSSKSDNSIKYRFSCRHLLYYIDSTTPVMLAVYDAKRKIFFYKWVQSFFSELTELEKLSLHSQETITLHFEEKLTSERHQQIERELRHLYFATGLRPVTLGPLRIELNINTSSQTAPSTQAPNKETLNRELHQWLSRTKSNQSIILVQHEADVTIEFQLENNKLALNHHGLNQHIELPLPLDINTSFEKNIEDLAFFYKVLISFLASIAGFSGTACSLVSDLITHERKLQSSPGLYFLQPAFASLFARSGHASDALDLAELLLSNGHADAATILATAAPIQGMNFVQAQRYRRFLKSVVDIETFPARKAAAHYNLANSLRNTGHHREAIAHYIQAAKFDEGYFSRSYWWGEFAGCLYMTKRRRLALFYYNAAKSMGETRIPVGALIADVLLHLGKFKEAVEAFDEHIADGNSLSAEFTLKNWLAAFLSSKFGNTRRRINTALRSAQKAYSLPMETQLSALEEALRLDPLCDFAWHNYAHFKSKEDPDNTPAYWLAAAILSPWNIETQVNGFASLQAEKGKGALVLESALLAEIHRINAPALREELRKRALDRSGGDVQEAERNVQSTMELARLSEKMFATQSPDAPFNWRLLSPPTDGNKQ